The genomic segment TCTGATCCTTGATGAGCTTGACGATCTTCTTGGAATCCTCCGGGGCGATGCCGGACTGGAACTTCGCGGTCTGGCTCACCGTCATCTTGCCCCCGGGTTGCGGTTCGGTGTACTTCACGTTCTTCGGGGAAAGGCCGCGCTTGATCAGCTTGGATTCGAAAACGTCCCGCAATTGGCCCAGCTTGAATTCATCGTCGGCCGTCAACGCCACGGAACTGGCCTTGGAGTCCAGTTCGATCGCGGCCTTGCTTCCTTTGAAATCGAAACGCTGCGCCAGTTCTTTCTGGGTATGCTGGACGGCGTTGCGGAGCTCTTCGGGATCCGTCTTACATACGATGTCGAAGGAATTATCGCTGGGCATGGGTACTCCGGGGAAAAGCCAAAATTAATTTCATTCCCGCATGTCCACCACTTCGACGCCCTTAGG from the Fibrobacterota bacterium genome contains:
- a CDS encoding YajQ family cyclic di-GMP-binding protein produces the protein MPSDNSFDIVCKTDPEELRNAVQHTQKELAQRFDFKGSKAAIELDSKASSVALTADDEFKLGQLRDVFESKLIKRGLSPKNVKYTEPQPGGKMTVSQTAKFQSGIAPEDSKKIVKLIKDQKLKVQVSIQGEQVRVSGKSKDDLQDCMAAVRAANFDFDCQFTNFR